A stretch of the Pseudopipra pipra isolate bDixPip1 chromosome 11, bDixPip1.hap1, whole genome shotgun sequence genome encodes the following:
- the GXYLT2 gene encoding glucoside xylosyltransferase 2 isoform X2, with amino-acid sequence MHLAVVACGDRLEETLIMLKSAVLFSNRRLCFHIFAEDSLKPEFEKKLKEWPSSYTKKFESTIYPITFSVGNAQEWKKLFKPCAAQRLFLPVILKDVDSLLYVDTDVLFLRPIDDIWHVLKEFNSTQLAAMAPEHEIPKIGWYSRFARHPYYGTTGVNSGVMLMNLTRIRSTQFKNSIIPGGLTWEEMLYPLYQKYKNYITWGDQDLLNIIFYFNPECLYVFPCQWNYRPDHCMYGSNCRGAEEEGVSILHGNRGVYHDDKQPTFKALYEVIRDFPFEDNLFQSLYYPLQSKFLDTVHTLCGRIPQVFLKQIEKTMKKVYENRVIVYLGANHRY; translated from the exons ATGCATCTGGCAGTGGTGGCATGTGGGGACCGGCTGGAGGAGACGCTGATCATGCTGAAATCAGCGGTTCTCTTCAGCAACAGGAGACTCTGCTTTCACATTTTTGCTGAGGATTCCCTTAAGCCTGAATTTGAGAAGAAG TTAAAGGAGTGGCCTTCCTCATACACAAAGAAGTTTGAATCCACCATTTACCCAATAACCTTCTCAGTAGGAAATGCTCAGGAATGGAAGAAGTTATTCAAACCATGTGCTGCCCAGCGCCTGTTTCTTCCG GTCATCTTGAAGGATGTGGATTCCCTCCTTTACGTGGACACTGATGTTCTCTTCCTGAGGCCCATCGACGACATCTGGCACGTCCTGAAGGAGTTCAACTCCACCCAGCTGGCTGCCATGGCCCCGGAACACGAGATCCCAAAGATTGGCTGGTACAGCCGCTTTGCTCGTCACCCTTATTACGGGACAACCGGAGTCAACTCCGGGGTGATGCTGATGAATTTAACGCGGATCCGCAGCACGCAGTTCAAG aaCAGCATCATACCAGGTGGTTTGACTTGGGAGGAAATGTTATATCCATTGTACCAGAAGTACAAAAATTACATTACATGGGGAGACCAGGATTTACTAAATATCATTTTTTACTTTAACCCAG AGTGTCTCTATGTGTTCCCCTGCCAGTGGAACTACCGGCCCGACCACTGCATGTACGGCAGCAACTGCCGCGGGGCGGAGGAGGAGGGGGTGTCCATCCTGCACGGGAACAGGGGCGTCTACCACGATGACAAGCAGCCCACGTTCAAGGCACTCTACGAGGTGATCCGTGAT tTTCCATTTGAAGACAATCTCTTCCAGTCCTTGTACTACCCTCTGCAGTCGAAGTTTCTGGATACAGTGCACACTTTATGTGGGAGAATTCCACAAGTATTTTTGAAGCAAATTGAGAAAACTATGAAGAAGGTGTATGAAAATCGTGTCATTGTCTACTTGGGGGCCAATCACAGATACTAA